In a single window of the Streptomyces sp. CGMCC 4.7035 genome:
- a CDS encoding VIT1/CCC1 transporter family protein encodes MAIIETEATLHEAHRDNHTHRDVNGGWLRPAVFGAMDGLVSNLALMTGVAGGSVSQQTIIITGLAGLAAGAFSMAAGEYTSVASQRELVEAELDVERRELRKHPEDEKEELAALYEARGVEPALARQVAEQLSRDPEQALEIHAREELGIDPGDLPSPTVAAVSSFGSFALGALLPVLPFLLGAHTLWPAVLLALLGLFACGAVVAKVTARTWWYSGLRQLALGGAAAGVTYVLGSLFGTAVG; translated from the coding sequence ATGGCCATCATCGAGACCGAGGCGACGCTGCACGAGGCGCACCGGGACAACCACACCCACCGCGATGTGAACGGTGGCTGGCTGCGCCCAGCCGTCTTCGGCGCGATGGACGGGCTGGTGTCCAACCTGGCCCTCATGACCGGTGTCGCCGGCGGATCCGTCAGCCAGCAGACCATCATCATCACCGGGCTCGCGGGCCTGGCCGCGGGAGCCTTCTCGATGGCCGCAGGCGAGTACACCTCCGTCGCCTCGCAGCGCGAACTCGTCGAGGCCGAACTCGATGTCGAGCGGCGGGAGTTGAGGAAGCATCCGGAGGACGAGAAGGAGGAGCTGGCGGCGCTCTACGAAGCGCGCGGCGTGGAGCCGGCGCTCGCCCGCCAGGTCGCCGAGCAGCTCTCCCGCGACCCCGAGCAGGCCCTGGAGATACACGCACGCGAGGAGCTCGGCATCGACCCGGGCGACCTGCCCTCCCCGACGGTCGCCGCCGTCTCCAGCTTCGGTTCGTTCGCGCTCGGCGCCCTCCTGCCCGTCCTGCCGTTTCTGCTCGGCGCCCATACCCTGTGGCCCGCCGTGCTGCTCGCCCTCCTCGGGCTCTTCGCGTGCGGGGCGGTCGTGGCCAAGGTGACGGCGCGCACCTGGTGGTACAGCGGGCTGCGCCAGCTCGCCCTGGGTGGTGCCGCGGCGGGTGTGACGTACGTCCTGGGCAGCCTGTTCGGTACCGCCGTAGGATGA